A window of the Haloplasma contractile SSD-17B genome harbors these coding sequences:
- a CDS encoding protein adenylyltransferase SelO yields MKETNDEHKAGWNLDNSYARLPKKFYTKIDPVPVRDPELIILNQLLAKDLGLSPSHLKDKDGVAEIAGNKIPTVAEPLAQAYAGHQFGHFTMLGDGRAVLIGEQVTPSEVRFDIQLKGSGRTPYSRRGDGRATLGPMLREYIIAEAMYALGIPTTRSLAVVTTGEEVRRETYEKGAILTRVAASHIRVGTFQYIAQWGTVDELKALADYTLERHFEGYESVENRYLYLLRQVIKRQADLISRWMLVGFVHGVMNTDNMTISGETIDYGPCAFMDTYDPATVFSSIDVKGRYAYGNQPNIGAWNLARLAESLLPLLHENQDEAVKIAQEEIETFPDIYRKNWLVGMRSKLGLFSEEEQDQSLINELLNLMKEHKADYTNTFRALSLNQLEGQNLFESEEFLKWHLKWNKRLEKQEESKEEAQTLMKKSNPAIIPRNYRVEEALEAAVDGDYCTMERLLDVLSNPYEYTKEQDEYATLPEASDQAYVTYCGT; encoded by the coding sequence ATGAAAGAGACAAACGATGAACATAAAGCAGGTTGGAACCTTGATAATAGCTATGCACGTTTACCAAAAAAGTTTTACACAAAAATTGATCCAGTTCCTGTACGTGATCCGGAATTAATCATATTGAATCAGTTATTAGCCAAAGATTTAGGGCTAAGTCCTAGTCATCTTAAGGATAAAGATGGAGTAGCAGAGATTGCAGGAAATAAAATACCAACAGTTGCAGAACCATTAGCACAAGCGTATGCAGGTCATCAGTTTGGACACTTTACGATGTTAGGGGATGGACGTGCTGTATTAATAGGCGAACAAGTCACTCCATCAGAGGTGCGCTTTGATATACAGTTAAAGGGTTCAGGAAGAACACCATATTCCCGTCGTGGAGATGGGCGTGCAACACTCGGTCCGATGCTAAGAGAATATATAATTGCAGAGGCCATGTATGCATTAGGTATACCCACAACGCGTAGTTTAGCGGTGGTCACAACGGGTGAAGAGGTTAGACGAGAAACTTATGAAAAAGGGGCAATTCTTACTAGAGTAGCCGCCAGTCATATACGTGTTGGAACATTTCAATATATCGCACAGTGGGGAACAGTGGATGAACTTAAGGCACTCGCTGACTATACACTAGAGCGACACTTTGAGGGATATGAAAGTGTAGAAAATAGATACCTATATTTACTTAGGCAAGTAATTAAACGACAAGCAGATTTAATTTCTAGATGGATGCTGGTTGGATTTGTTCATGGTGTAATGAATACAGATAACATGACAATTAGCGGGGAAACGATTGATTATGGCCCATGTGCATTTATGGACACTTATGACCCTGCAACTGTATTTAGTTCAATTGACGTAAAAGGCAGATATGCTTATGGAAATCAACCGAATATAGGGGCATGGAATCTTGCTCGTTTAGCTGAATCCTTATTACCACTATTGCATGAAAATCAGGATGAAGCGGTTAAAATTGCTCAGGAGGAAATCGAAACCTTTCCAGATATATACCGCAAGAATTGGTTAGTAGGTATGAGATCAAAATTAGGTTTATTTAGTGAAGAGGAACAGGATCAATCATTGATTAATGAACTGCTTAACCTTATGAAGGAACATAAAGCAGACTACACTAACACATTCCGTGCATTAAGTCTTAACCAGCTTGAGGGACAGAACCTATTCGAAAGCGAAGAATTTTTAAAATGGCATTTAAAATGGAATAAAAGACTAGAAAAACAAGAAGAATCAAAAGAAGAAGCACAAACCCTAATGAAAAAGAGCAACCCGGCAATAATTCCACGGAACTATAGAGTAGAAGAAGCTTTAGAAGCAGCAGTTGATGGTGACTACTGTACGATGGAACGGCTACTTGATGTACTATCGAATCCTTATGAATATACGAAAGAACAAGATGAATATGCAACATTACCTGAGGCATCTGATCAGGCTTATGTAACATATTGTGGCACGTAA
- a CDS encoding cysteine hydrolase family protein has translation MLNKNETALLIIDMQYGGGAPDGSLVQMLNVDVAKQEDIVTPMVKLKDFFNNNDMLVVNVKTEYEEDFSDWKMLDKRFEVKKYKHFVKGSADAEIIPPLAPREGEELIVKNRWNAFFNTNLDELLKSKDIKNLIIVGAATDVCVLETCSYAFSLNYNCIVPKETTASFNPERKHMGLELLNFGRSQVVSVDDVYSMFK, from the coding sequence ATGTTAAATAAAAATGAAACTGCACTGTTAATAATTGATATGCAATACGGAGGAGGCGCACCTGATGGATCGCTTGTTCAGATGCTTAATGTTGATGTAGCAAAGCAAGAAGATATTGTTACACCAATGGTGAAATTGAAAGACTTCTTTAATAACAATGATATGCTAGTGGTCAATGTAAAGACTGAATATGAAGAAGACTTCAGTGATTGGAAAATGCTTGATAAACGTTTTGAGGTTAAGAAATACAAGCACTTTGTTAAAGGAAGCGCTGATGCAGAAATAATTCCTCCATTAGCACCACGTGAAGGAGAAGAACTAATTGTAAAAAATAGATGGAATGCATTTTTTAATACCAACTTAGATGAACTCTTGAAATCAAAGGATATCAAGAATTTAATCATTGTCGGAGCGGCTACAGATGTATGTGTGCTTGAAACATGTAGTTATGCATTCTCATTAAATTATAATTGTATAGTACCTAAAGAAACAACTGCTTCTTTTAATCCTGAACGAAAGCATATGGGACTTGAGCTTTTAAATTTCGGTAGGAGTCAGGTTGTTAGTGTAGATGACGTTTATAGTATGTTTAAATAA